In Cyprinus carpio isolate SPL01 chromosome A5, ASM1834038v1, whole genome shotgun sequence, the sequence GCACTGTAGTTGTGAACTATGACcatgaattaatattcataatcagCAATGATCATCTGtgtgtgtaacttttaaaaataccttGAAAATCGGTGTTAAGCATTAGGCAAATGTTGGGTTGTTCATGATAACTTCTTTCCATTGatgttcacaaaaaataaaaattactctgAACTTCGTTTTCATAAAATTGGTGATGCATTTCAGAGGAGTGGTCACTTTTTCTAGAGAGCAAAGAGACTTCAGTAGgaaatgtatagtattttaatataattacaaaagagaaaaatcaaCACCAAAACATTGGGCCACACTGGGTTACATCTATATTGTAAAAACgcttttacagtgattttactgaTGTTAGTATATGCAATAACTGTGATACTACATATGAATATACCAGAGAAATCAAGAACCTCAAATTATCTCCCACTCCCTACTAGCCAAACACACTGCTTTGCAGTCCAGAGCCACCAGTCTGCTCAAAGAACATGAAGTCCTGCAGGACAACACAGAgaaatgatcaaattaaatatatgaatggtCATAAAGAAAGTAGCTAAACTGGTGGATGAGTGAATGTTGTGTGTCATCTCACTATAAGGAAAGATGCTCCCAGCAGAACTGCTTTCATTCTCACATCCAAGTCCATAGGAAAGTTAATGCCAAAATTATCTGTATCAGTCAATCCAGTCCATTGTTTACTGATACGACCTACAGAATGCCCATCCTTACTGGTAACCTGCACAGGACAGACAAAGACAAACTTGTCAAACGGTTACATTCTTTTGGACTGTAAAACAATATTAACCCTAGAAATAATTGTGAAATCCTTAAATAATCATTCACCAGATACTGCATGTTGCAATGTCTCAAAAACAATCAAGGTCACACATACATGGCGAACACaatcacacataaatacatacgtCAAAATCCACATCCCCACAGCAGCTGATGGCACACAAAGGCCCTTCGATGGACAGCGCCTTTGTTTTAGACATGTCATAGAGAGAGAACTTGGGCTTAAACATGTGCCAGTCTTGCTTGATGTAACCTATTGTATTCCCCGGTGGAGCCTGTACCTCCATCTTCAGTCAATGTCACATCCAGACAGGAAACAGAATTGGATAATGGGTTATAGAAATGCATattgcatttataatatttattgtaaatttttcAATTTCAGCAATCTTTCTTGTAGAAATATTTTCTCTATCTTCAAAGGTCAGATGCATTCTGAGTGGTTACCTCTTGAAGACAGCAGGGGAAACAGCAGGATGAGCAGCGGTAAGGCCTGATTAAGTGAATCACTTCCTGATCAAAATTATCTTTTATCTGCAGATCAAAACTCCTCACAGGGCCACAGATATTCCTTGTGCAGCAGTCAGTGGTTTCTTTAGCATGGAAGATCTTTTGACCCATGCTGTTCTTAATCTCATACTGGTTATTAGTCTCAAAGCCGATAATTGCTGGAAAAGAAGAGAAATTGTTCATTAGTATGTGACTTATTGTTTAGTGATAATTGTGTGATAAAaggataaatacatatttaaaattacaccTTTTTTGTCATATGAATAACTTTATATACACTTTACCTTCAAGGAGCTCAATCTTTTGATGGACTAATATCTGGTCAATCTGTTAGAGCAGAACAGGAAGCAGAGATATTCCACTGTGCATTTTCCTATCATAAGATACTAATTATTGTGTACACCTTTAATGGAtcgttaaaacacacacaaaaaaagggagATTCTGTCACCGCTTACTCACCATcagtttgttccaaacctgtatggatctttcttctgctgaactcaaaagatgatattttgaagaatgttggtaaccaaacagtttctggtccccatgactatactatggaagtcactagGGACTGACAACTGTTTGCttactcacattcttcaaaacagaAGAAAGGAAGAAGTTTTTTGGAAAAGAGGGGGAGagttgttatgtttttttgatgattttttggtgaactatccctttaacatattatattacattactcGCCAATAGTGGCAGTTTTTACATCTTTTACAGtcttatttacattaaataattagttTCAAATGGCACACTTACTTGTGTAAGGTACTCCAAACCAGGTGGCACAGCCGCTGGGTTAGAAAAAAGCTCAGACATGTTGAACTCACTAAACAGCAAAAGGGTTTCCAATAAAGAGTAAAGAATTCGTTATTCCACACAcctcacaaataaaacaaaccattgTGTTTAACCGGTGTAATATGACAGgaaatcatttgtttttcataatagGTCAACAACACAACACTCAAATGGTTATAGGAAAAGTAAACATGCTATCTTTTATACCAGGGATGCTCAActctgctcctggcgatcgactgtcctgtaaagtcaacacacctgaagcaaataattaaggtcttcaggatcacttaaaaattaaaagcatgtgtgtttgataagggttggggctaaactttgcaggacagtcgatcgccaggagcagggttaggCACCCCTGTTTTATACCATTTCTATTATACAAAATTGTTTAATTACGTTGAAGCACAGAATATGTTGATAAAATATCCTGCCTGCAAACACATAGCATTTTGCTGTGTATACATTAATGTCTTATTACACCCCGTTGCCTACACTTACCTTGGCTCACGGAAAGAGCAGTGACATCAGTAAACAAAACCGTGCAAATGAACAGCAGCTTGACTTTAAAagaatttattttcagaattcaCTGCTATAAATGGGCAGAAAAATAGAGCATTTCCTCATCATTCAAACATATACACCTGTACATACATGTACTATTTACACTGGGATGAGCAGGACacataggctaaaaaaaaaaataagagaaatcaGTGTTTAGTCTTATAATCAAAAACTTAACATTTCTAGCATTTTGTTTAATATGGaacacacaaataacaaaaagcaaGCAATTAAACTACATCTAAATATGCTGATATCTCCTGAAGAACATCCTGTAACGATAAAAGTGAGGATAATTGAATAGCGTTTGAGAGTTGTAGAGATCTGTGTTGGAGGTATCCCTTATCTAGCTACCACTCCTATCTGCATTCATCAAGTCTTTTATACAGTGCTCCATGATCCAAATAAGGTGTGTCAGTTTAGTGCGACACCTGTGCTGAGTTTCCCCCAGGTGCAAGACTGAAAAACACTGGATTACAACAACACCTCTTCACTGGAAGTGGAGTTGCTTTAATGGATGCATGTACATGGTATTTGGATAAATCTTATAAATATGCAAACTTTGGAAGAAATGTGGTTTAATGTcaagaaaacaatattaattgTCCTAAAATATGCTCAATTTTCTTTTGACTTGGAAAGAAATAGGTCCGAGACACATCCTTGAAAGGCTTTGAGAGATTCACCCATCTAGACATTCATCACTGAgggaagatatatatatatatatatatatatatatgtaaataatatataatgtaaataagagaCAATAGCTGTTAAATACCAGATTGCTATGGgagatgttcatttatttatctacACAATATGTGGTCATAGTGCACATTTGCCACCAAATATAATTTTAGGTTTGTGTacaatcaaaaacacaacactcacaTAGTAGTGCAAATAAGTGCATGAGTTTTAGTACACCTTAAACCTGATAAACACTTAATGTCATAAATCAAGGCCAGTCTATTAACATAGAACAAAGGAGAACAAATGgagttaataaaacatttttaatttaacagaaaCTAATTAAGAGTAAtcagaaaagtaaaaaacaaaaaaaagagatatgAGAACATCCATTTAAATAGACACAAGATCTGCACCCACACATTCATTCTCAGTGGTCTCCTTTGACCATGGAGCCCCGAGAGTCCCTGCATCTGTAGCAGTAGAAAATATTAGGTACGTTGGACTTCTTAATCTTAGCGCAGGAGAGATGGACCCAAATGGAGCACTCGTCACATTCAATCATGGGACGTCCGGCAAAAGGCTTCCCGCAATAACAAGTAACCAAATCCCAAGAATCATCACCTACAATGGATAGAACAAAATAAGGATGCTTTAAAGATAATGATCAGATGTTTTCTTCAAGGACAGAGATAAAATATGACTTGACAGTATGACAGACAAAAAATGGGTTTACATTAAtgatagaaatgtttttatggctatatacattaaatacaacaCTAGTATACCAAGTCTAATCAGACACTTACCAGACTCAACCATAATATCCTCATCAGTCAC encodes:
- the LOC109090288 gene encoding phospholipid scramblase 2-like, whose translation is MSELFSNPAAVPPGLEYLTQIDQILVHQKIELLEAIIGFETNNQYEIKNSMGQKIFHAKETTDCCTRNICGPVRSFDLQIKDNFDQEVIHLIRPYRCSSCCFPCCLQEMEVQAPPGNTIGYIKQDWHMFKPKFSLYDMSKTKALSIEGPLCAISCCGDVDFDVTSKDGHSVGRISKQWTGLTDTDNFGINFPMDLDVRMKAVLLGASFLIDFMFFEQTGGSGLQSSVFG